The Toxorhynchites rutilus septentrionalis strain SRP chromosome 3, ASM2978413v1, whole genome shotgun sequence genome includes a region encoding these proteins:
- the LOC129776362 gene encoding uncharacterized protein LOC129776362, with amino-acid sequence MSQPPVIRNLKEFLEPVLDSGTTVLNYRSKFLTVPGDNYGSTMLALTVDIADANNEPKQLQLVAKMRPTSEEFFDIFQIDVTFVKEAAVYSQIIPAMVSLQREMQFPAEEMIDVFCRCYNTRVSLDPHSIKVDADGVMLFENLKLAGYITADRRKGFNRAVAGFILKKLSLFHAIPIAMRYLKPNTFEGNVRKHLVKIDIDAGLKEGAIERLVDVIHADIIKAGVAEEIVKKLMILIKDCRQRQANLVSDEVNQFCSILHNDLWVNNIMIRYDDSGKPSGLKLVDFQLIQLDSLVRDVLFFLLTSVSDADLESDMEQYFELYFGSLRSHLIKLRCPNTSQFSYQNFLDEINCIAPREFYHIVSMLRVVMAKKEFIPEQSEQDSDLFSDDNIVEDDYFDKLRQVVKVYSKREWI; translated from the exons ATGTCTCAGCCACCAGTTATTAGAAACTTGAAGGAGTTTCTCGAGCCTGTTCTGGATTCGGGAACGACGGTATTAAATTACCGGTCGAAGTTTTTGACTGTTCCGGGAGATAACTACGGAAGCACGATGCTTGCATTGACAGTGGATATAGCAGATGCTAATAATGAG CCGAAACAGCTACAGCTGGTGGCAAAAATGAGGCCCACCAGTGAGGAGTTTTTCGATATTTTCCAAATAGACGTAACGTTTGTCAAGGAGGCAGCCGTTTACTCGCAAATCATCCCGGCAATGGTGAGCCTACAGAGAGAAATGCAGTTTCCGGCGGAGGAGATGATCGACGTGTTCTGTCGGTGCTATAACACGAGAGTTTCGCTGGATCCGCACAGCATCAAGGTGGACGCGGATGGGGTGATGCTTTTCGAGAATTTAAAGCTGGCGGGCTACATTACCGCGGATCGGCGGAAAGGCTTTAACCGAGCTGTGGCAGGTTTCATTTTGAAG AAACTCAGCCTTTTCCACGCCATTCCGATTGCGATGCGCTACCTAAAACCAAACACATTTGAAGGAAACGTTCGCAAACACTTAGTCAAAATTGATATAGATGCTGGTTTGAAAGAGGGAGCCATTGAGAGGCTGGTCGATGTAATTCATGCCGATATTATCAAGGCGGGAGTTGCGGAGGAAATAGTTAAAAAACTGATGATTCTGATTAAAGATTGCCGCCAGCGACAAGCGAATTTGGTATCAGATGAGGTGAATCAATTCTGCTCAATACTACACAATGATCTGTGGGTTAACAACATCATGATAAGATATG ATGACAGTGGAAAACCAAGTGGATTAAAATTGGTGGACTTTCAGTTAATTCAGTTGGATTCTCTTGTGCGGGATGTTCTATTTTTTCTGCTTACCAGTGTTTCTGATGCGGACCTGGAGAGTGATATGGAACAATATTTCGAGTTATATTTCGGAAGTTTACGGAGCCATTTGATTAAGCTGAGATgccccaacacaagtcaattcAGTTATCAAAA CTTTCTAGATGAAATCAATTGCATCGCACCGCGCGAATTCTATCACATAGTCAGCATGCTGAGGGTGGTAATGGCCAAAAAAGAATTCATTCCTGAACAAAGCGAGCAGGACTCGGATTTATTCTCCGATGACAACATTGTAGAAGATGATTACTTTGATAAGCTGCGGCAGGTGGTGAAAGTATACAGCAAACGTGAGTGGATCTAA